Genomic window (Bradyrhizobium sp. 186):
TTTGCGAGCGTGCCTAGTCCGGCGATGGCGAGAGAGGACATGGAGCGGACCAGGAACTGCCGCCGGGTCCATGCGCGCGAAGCGCGGAGCGTAGCCATTCAGGAAACTTTCGTCGAATCGCGACGAAAGGTGCCTGCGCTCCTTGACTCCTACCCTTACGGTTTCTTGACTCCGCGCCTACGGTTTTACGACGCGGGGATGACGCGCTCAGGTCGGGCTACCGCTTCCAGCTACAGATGCCGCCTGTGCGGCACGGCCAGGTCTGGATGCGGGTGTCCATCGCCTGCGCGTCCAGCGGATTGCCGCGGCGATGGGCGAGCTTCGCGCGGGCCGCGCCGCGCGGCTGCGTACTCTTGGCATGCGCGACCTTGGGCTCCGACACATGCACGCGTTCGGCGGCAACCTTCTTCGGCACGTCCATCGGTTCGATACGCGCCTGCGCGTCGTTGCCGCCGCGGGCTTCGAACGCGATCGGCGCAAATCGCGTCTCGGGCCCGAGCCGCTTCGGTGACAGCACCGCCTTGGACAGATCAAGACCAAAATATTCGTTGGGCTTGTAGTCGTCAGCACGCGCGAAGCCGCCCCATGCGAGCACGAGGGCAACGGCAACAACAAAAGGAACGCTCTTCAGGACCACGGACGCCTCCTGAAATTGTTTATTAAAGAGGTAATTTGCCCTTATTTAGGAGGCGTCGCGCGCATTTCCAGCCGTCAATTGCCGCCGTGGTTAAGAAGTTTGGCGGTGTCAGGCGACCTTTCGCGCCGCACCCGTCCCGTCCAGGAACCCCATCAGGCGGCTGCGGATGATCTGTTCCGCCTCGCTCATGATGCGATCGACGAGTTCCTTGCAGGAGGGGATGTCGTGGATCAGGCCGGCGACCATGCCGCAGCTCCAGGCGCCGGCATCCATCTGCCCTTCCAACATGACCTTTGGATAGATGCCCGCGACCTGGTCGTGGATGTCGTCGATCGTGAGCTTGGCGCCCTTGTCGCGCTCGATCTCGAGCAGTTGATCGACATTGGCGTTCTTCAGCACGCGCTCGGTGTTGCGCAAGCTCCGCATGATCAGGCGGGTGTCGAGCTCGGTTGCCGCGACCAGCGCGTTCTTCACGTTCTGATGCACCGGCGCTTCCTTCGTCGCAATGAAGCGCGTGCCCATGTTCATGCCGGCCGCGCCAAGCGACAGCGCCGCGACGAGACTGCGCCCGTCGGCCATGCCGCCGGAGGCGACGAACGGGATCTTCAGTTCCTCCGCCGCGCGCGGCAACAGGATCATATTGGGAATATCGTCCTCGCCGGGATGACCGCTGCACTCAAAACCGTCGACGCTGACGGCGTCGCAGCCGATCCGCTCGGCCTTCAGCGAGTGGCGCACCGAGGTGCATTTGTGGATCACCTTGATGCCGGCCGCCTTCAGCGCCGGCAGATAGGCTTCCGGGCTGCGGCCCGCGGTCTCCACGGATTTGACGCCACCCTCGACGATCGAGGCGATGTATTCCGGATAAGGCGGCGCCGCGAAAGTCGGCAGAAACGTGAGGTTCACGCCGAATGGCTTGTCGGTCATATCGCGGCAGCGCGCGATCTCTTTCGCAAGCAGCTCCGGCGTCTTCTGAGTGAGGCCGGTGATGATGCCGAGTCCGCCGGCATTGGAGACGGCGGCGGCGAGCTCGGCAAAGCCGACGAAATGCATGCCGCCCTGGATGATGGGGTAATCGATGCCGAACAGTTCGGTGATCGCGGTCTTCACTAAAGTTACCTCCCGGAGTTTGCTTGGTGTTGGGACCAGTCTAGCCGGACTTTTGCGCCGCGGTCACCACTTCTCTCCGAACGGGCGGATCTCCATCTCCTGGCGGAAGCCAGGACGACGTTGGCGGCCTCAATGCCCCCGCGCCGGCGCGCCCAGGTCGATCTTGCGCAGCACCGCGGCGGTGGGAATCATCAGCACGGCGACAATTGCGAGCGTCCAGAACACGTCGATATAGGCGAGGAAGTCGACCTGCTGCTGCAAGGTGCGGCCGACCCAGGCGACCGCCTGCGATGCTGCAT
Coding sequences:
- a CDS encoding nitronate monooxygenase family protein, producing the protein MKTAITELFGIDYPIIQGGMHFVGFAELAAAVSNAGGLGIITGLTQKTPELLAKEIARCRDMTDKPFGVNLTFLPTFAAPPYPEYIASIVEGGVKSVETAGRSPEAYLPALKAAGIKVIHKCTSVRHSLKAERIGCDAVSVDGFECSGHPGEDDIPNMILLPRAAEELKIPFVASGGMADGRSLVAALSLGAAGMNMGTRFIATKEAPVHQNVKNALVAATELDTRLIMRSLRNTERVLKNANVDQLLEIERDKGAKLTIDDIHDQVAGIYPKVMLEGQMDAGAWSCGMVAGLIHDIPSCKELVDRIMSEAEQIIRSRLMGFLDGTGAARKVA